Part of the Sporomusa termitida genome, TACTGGCCGTGAAATAGGTTTACCCTTTAATGGCTTAGTATACTGTTTTCCCTCTACAGCTAATTATTTAGGCGGCGATATTATCAGCGGGCTGTTGGCGTCCAAGATGTATGAACAAAGTGAACTGGCTCTCTATATGGATATTGGCACGAACGGCGAAATGCTTTTGGGCAACAAGGAATTTCTGTTTTCAGCTGCGGGTGCGGCAGGACCTGCCTTGGAAGGCGGTATCAGCAAGCAGGGAATGCGGGCGAAAGCAGGGGCGGTAGATTCGGTGCAGATTGTTCAAAATCAGTTGCAGATTACTACCATAGAGAAGGCAAAGCCAGTGGGTATATGCGGTTCAGGGATTGTTGACCTTCTTGCTGAAATGTTGCTGGCAGGCTGGATTGATTATTCGGGTCGGTTTATTCCCGGCAGATCAGAGAGAATCCTTAGGCGGGACGGGGAATATGTCATTGTTTACGCCTGGGAGCACGAATCAGCCTTACATGAAGATTTAATATTCAGTCAGGCTGATATTTTAAGATTTATGGATACAAAAGCGGCAGCGAACACCATGGTAGCGTTTTTAGTGGAGGCATTGGGTATTACACCGGATAAGATTCAACGGGTATATCTGGCCGGAGCCTTTGGCACCTACATAAATATTGAGTCAGGGATTACTATTGGGTTATATCCCGACCTGCCCCGAAAGAGGTTTGTTCAGCTGGGAAACGGCTCTATAAAAGGAGCCTGCAAGTTGTTACAAGATGCAGATCAATTATTGGTTGTGGAAGATCTAATTAGCAGTATAATCTATCTTTCCTTAGCTGAGGCGCCGGATTTTCTGAATAAAATGTCAGCGGCCAAATTTTTGCCCCACACGGATTTTTCCTTATATCCCACGGTTATTGAAAAGATCAAGAGCCGTAAACACTTGGAAAGTAGTTCCCGTTAATCGTCTGTCCAGCGATTGGACAATCCCTATACTTTTGTGAAATTTTTTCATTTGTAGCGAATTAAACAAGGTAAAGTTAGTGTTTGCCAAGTACGTTAACCACCTGGTCAACGAAAAAGTCCATACCTGTTAGCGCGCATAACTCCAATAGATACTATTTGTTTAAAAAGATAAATAGGGAGAGAAACAATGGAGTCTGATTTGAAAAGAAAAGATTATATTAGTGGGATGAATACTTTATGGGAATTGCATTAATTTCAGCAATGAGAAGTAAAGATCCTAATACGCAAGTTGGAGCTTGTGTTGTCAATAAAGATAATAAAATTGTTGGGATAGGATATAGTGGTTTGCCTATTGGATGCTCAGACGATGAATTCCCATGGGGAAATAAGGGAACATTCTTAGAAACAAATTAAAATCGTTTATGACATGAATACTGTTACTTTTGATTTAGTAAAAGATCCTGAGATGAAATTTGCACGAATAAGTAAATATATTTAAAAGAAGACGATATTGATAAAATTTTATCTCTAGAAGAGAAGAGGGAATTCAAGTTTGGTAGTTCACATTTATTTTGCCATCATTGCTCACAATGTCATGGCTATCAGCCAAATTTATATGATAGACTCTTCAAGGAATAAATATACCATTCACAGCAAACGAATGGGATAATGAACCTGTCCCTGTGTCCCTCCTGCAACGTTTTCGCACAGCCTACAGTTCCTTTCCGTCCATATTAAAATTTATTTGAGGTATCATATGGAGAACAGGATTATAGCTGACTTAAAAAACAGTTATGGGTTAACTTACAATCAAATTACTCCTGTAACAGGAGGATTGCTCAATAAGAAATGGAAAGTTTCTACAGATAAAGGGGAATTACTGATCAAGCAATATAGCACAAAGCGCTTTGACAGAAAGAATTTGAAATTAATCGAATCCCGACTTCAACGGCAAATTTTTCTTCAAAAAAAAGGCTTTTCTTGTCCGCTTATATGGCAGAGTGGAGGACAAGTAATCCGCTGGTTAAACGAAGAAACGGTATATATGGTAATGGAATTTTGCAAAGGAGACATTAAAAATTCCGACTCAATATCAATAAATCAAATGTATAGTCTAGGAGGCACTTGTGCTTTAATGCATAGAGCACTTTCACAATTACCACAGCCGTTAGTGAAGAGTTTACCTCATTTTGGAGGCTATACACTGGATTCTCTGTGGGAAAAGTTTAGATCTAGATTAAATAAATGCTCATCGGAGGATCATAGTGGATACCGGCAAACCTTACTTGCTTTAGAGCCCATTTTGAAACGGTTAAGTCCCGAATTTTTTGACAAGTTTTCCAAAGGATATGCTCATGAAGATTTTCATTCAGGTAACATTCTGTTTAATATTGATTGTGTATCTGCTGTCGTCGATTTTGATCGCAATTGCTGGAGTTATATTTTACATGATATCGGAAGAGCGATACTGTCTTTTGCACTGGAAGAAGATAAAATGAACATTGAAAAGATATACGCTTTTCAAAAGGGTTATTCACAATATTTAGCGATCACATTATCTGATATTGCAAATGCTTTGCGACTCTCTTGGTGCATTGAAATAGTGTGGTGGATACAACCAGAATTTTTTGAGGAATGTGACAAAACTCCAAAGCGTTTTAGAGATGAAATGTTATGGTTGACAAAACACTGGTTTGAAATGGATTCTATATTATATTCATATTAAGTTGGAGTGTGTTATGCTGGTATGTTCAATTTTTATAAACTTTACATTGACTTACCACAACATTCCAATTACAATAAAAACAACACCTAACAAATAACAACTATCCATTATATAGCGTATGTAAAACCCAACCTAAGCAAATCCTAATTGGTAGCTATAAAAACGAGGTGATTTAAGTGACCGTTAAGCACGTTAACCACCTGGCCAATGAAAAAAGTCCATACCTATTGCAGCATGCACACAACCCAATAGACTGGTATCCCTGGGGCGAAGCAGTCTTCGCGAAGGCCAAGGAAGAAGACAAGCCGGTATTTTTTAGTTGTGGCTATAGTACGTGCCACTGGTGCCATGTTATGGAGCGGGAATCGTTTGAGGATGAAACCGTTGCCGCGCTGTTGAATAATTATTTTGTGGCGGTTAAGGTGGACCGGGAGGAGCGGCCGGATGTGGATCATATCTATATGGCTGTTTGCCAGGCGGTGACCGGACAGGGCGGCTGGCCGCTGACGATTGTGATGACGCCGGATAAAAAGCCGTTTTTTGCCGGTACCTATTTGCCGAAGCATGCCATGTACGGGCGGCCGGGGCTGCTGGAAGTATTGTCAATGCTCAAGGAGCAGTGGGACCAGAACCGGGACAAGATTGAGGAGATTGGCGAAAAGCTGGCTCAGTCATTAAGACACCGGCCGGTCCAGGTGGAGCCGGGACAGTTGTCGGTGGAGACGCTGGAGCAGGCCGTGGCCCAGCTGTTAAGTGATTTTGATCCTAATTATGGCGGCTTTGGGCCGGCGCCCAAGTTCCCGACCCCTCATAATCTCCTGTTTCTGATGCGCCACTGGCGGCGGACGGGGGATAAAAAAGCCATTGCCATGGTGGTAAAGACTTTGGATGCCATGAGCCGGGGCGGGATTTATGATCACCTGGGCTATGGCTTTGCCCGTTACTCCACCGACAACAGGTGGCTGGCGCCGCATTTTGAGAAGATGCTGTATGACAATGCGCTGTTGTGTTATGCCTATGTCGAAGCCTATCAGTGCACCGGCGACCCGGACTTTGCCCGGATTGCCGAGGAGATTATCGCCTATGTAATGCGGGATATGACCAATCCGGGCGGGGCTTTTTATTCCGCCGAGGATGCCGACTCGGAAGGGGTGGAAGGCAAGTTTTATGTCTGGAAGCTGGCGGAGATTACGGCCGTGCTGGGACCGGAGCTGGGCCAGCTGTTTGCCGATGTGTACGATGTTACCGCTGATGGTAATTTTGAGGGCGAAAACATTCTGAACCTGATTGAGCAGGATTTATATGATTATGCGGCCCGGCACAGCCTTGATATTAGTGAGCTTGACGCCAAGCTGGCGGTCGCCAGGGTCAAACTGTATCAGGCACGGGAGCAGCGGGTCCATCCCTTTAAAGACGATAAGATTCTGACAGCCTGGAACGGGCTGATGATTGCCGCCCTGGCCAAAGCCGGCCGGGTGCTGCAGAGAGAAGAGTATGCCAAGGTGGCGGAACGGGCCATTGACTTTATCTTTGCCAAGCTGACGGCGGAAGACGGCAAGCGCCTGCTGGCCCGGTACCGGGAGGGCAATGCGGCCTATCTGGGATATGTTGATGATTACGCGTTTATGTTATGGGGACTGCTGGAGGTGTACGAAACCACCTTCAACCCCAAATATCTGCGCCAGGCCATTGCGCTGAGCGCCGATCTTAAAGAATTATTCTGGGACCAGGAAAACGGGGGCTTTTATTTCACCGGCAACGATGGCGAGGAATTGCTGATGCGCCAAAAAGAGATCTATGACGGCGCCATGCCTGCCGGCAATTCGGTGGCGGCGCTGGCCTTGCTGCGACTAGGGCGCTTGACGGAGAATGCCGAGTATATCAGCATGGCGGAAAAGCTGTTCAGCTGTTTCAGCAGCGAGATTTCCCGCTATCCCCGGGCCTATACGTATTTCTTACTGGCCCTTGATTACTATCTGACCCCGCCGAGCCATATCGTGATTGCCGGGGAGAAGGCAGATCCCAATGTGCAGGCCATGCTGGCGCTGGCCGGACAGAGTTTTATGCCGGCAACGACGGTTGTCTACAATGACCCGGACTATCAGGCCGACAACTGGGAGCTTGTGCCTGTGGCGGCCGGGCAGGGGGCTGTTAACGGTCAGGCAACCGGCTATATCTGCGAGAATTTTGCCTGCCGGAAACCTGTACATACGGTTGAGGAATTTAAACAGGTCCTGCCCAGGCAAAATCTCGAAGAATAAGCCGTACAGCTTCTGGCAGCGGCTGACAAAAAATCTTGTCTGTTTTTCAAAAAATTAGTAAAATATAGTTGAATGGAATAGGAAAGGGGAGCAGCACATTGATTACTGCAAAATTACAAAACGCTATCAACAACCAGATCCAGGCAGAAATGTATTCCGCTAATCTCTATCTGGCCATGTCGGGGTACTGTATGTCGAAAAACCTGAAGGGATTTGCCAACTGGCTCCGGGTACAGTATCAGGAAGAAACGATGCATGCCTTAAAGTTTGTTGATTATATCCTCGAGCGTGGGGGCCAGCTGGAACTAAAGGTGCTGGAGGCGCCGCCGACCGAGTTCGGCAAACCTATTGAGGTATTTGAGAAGATATTGTCCCATGAAGAGCATGTCACCAGTCTGATTAATCAGCTGTATGCGGTTGCTGTTGAGGAAAAGGATGTGGCAACCCAGATTTTCCTGCAGTGGTTTGTGACCGAGCAGGTGGAGGAAGAGGCTTCGGCCAGTGAGGTGCTTGAACAGTTAAGAATGGTCGGTGACAGTGCCGGTTTGTTCTATCTGGATAAAGAACTGGCGGCCAGAGTCTATCAGCCGCCGGCTGCACCTGCTCAGTAGCAATAAGAGACCCCGGTGCGGGGTCTTTTGTTTAAACAAACCCCTTCGGGGGCAGGAGGATGTTTATGAACAGAATTGTCATCATTGGGGCGGTGGCGGCCGGGCTTAAGTCGGCCGCGAAGATCCGCCGGGAAGACCCGGCAGCGGAAATTATTGTTCTGGAAAAAGGCTCGCTCATTTCTTATGGCGCTTGCGGGATGCCCTTTTATGTAGGCGGCTTGATTGCCGATATCAGTGATTTTGTAAAAACCACGGCCGGCGCAGTGCGCAATCCGGAATTTTTCAAACAGGACAAGGGTGTGGATGTACGCATTCGTACATTGGTCACGGCTATTAACCGGGCAGCGAAAACGGTAGCGGCCAGAAATCTGGACACCGGGGCCGACACGGTATTTCCTTATGACAAGCTGGTTATTGCCACCGGCGCGAGCCCTGTCAGGCCGCCGCTGCCGGGGATTGAACTGGGGGGGATTCAGCAGTTCTGGCACCCCGATGATGCGGCGGCGGTCCGGGCCGGGATCGATAACGGCCAGATCAGGCAGGCGGTGATTATTGGCGCCGGGCTTGTGGGTATGGAAATGGCCGAGGCTTTTACATCCCGTGGGGTTGCGGTAACGGTAATTGAGATGCAGGATCAGGTGTTTCCCGCTTTCCTGGATACCGAGGCGGCGGCCGCAGTGGCCAGTTATGCCCAGGCCGCCGGCATCACGCTGCGGCTGGGCGAGAAGGTGGAGCGGTTTGACGGGGACAGTACGGTTAAGGCGGTGGTAACCGATAAACGGGTTATTCCGGCTGATGTTGTGATACTGGCGATTGGCGTCCGGCCGAATACGGAACTGGCCACAGCCGCCGGTCTGGCTATCGGTCCCTCCGGGGCGATCGCGGTGAATGAATATTTGCAGACAAGTGACCCCGATATTTACGCCGGCGGCGATTGCGCCGAGAATACCAATATCATCTCCGGCAAAAAGGTGTTTGCGCCCATGGGTTCAACCGCCAACAAGCATGGCCGGGTGATCGGTGAGAATATCGGCGGCAACCGCGTTGCCTTTCGCGGGGTGCTGAATACGGTTGCTGTCCGGCTGCTGGAGTTTCATGTCGGCAAGACCGGCCTGACCGAGCGGGAGGCGAAAGCCCTGGGCTATCAATATGTAACCGCAACGGCAGCCGCCCCGGATAAGCCCCACTATATGCCGGACTCTAAACAGATAACGGTAAAGCTGATCGTTGAGGCTGCCAGCCGAAAGGTCCTTGGGGCGCAGATCTTCGGCAAGGGTGATGTATCGAAACGAATTGATGTTATGGCGGCAGCGCTCACTATGGGCGCAACGATTGATGACCTGTTTGATATCGACCTGGCCTATGCGCCGCCCTACAGCAGCCCGATTGACAATGTGGCGATTGCCGCCAATGTCGCGATGAATAAGCTGCAGGCCAAGTAAAGGGAATACCGGCTCCGGCTGCCGGGGAAAAATAAATGAAACCGGTTTGGGTAAAATTCATGACGGCGGTTCACACTACTATTGAGGTGAACTGCCGTCATGAATGTGTTTGTACCCAAACGCGCTTTTTTTGAACCTAAAGCCCTCGATTATCCCCTGGGGAAGGAAATATATGAAAAACTGCAGGACCTGGCTGTGCCGATCCAGTTTACCGGCTCTCATAACCGGGTGACAGGGATCCCGGGCAACACGGCCCGTGAAGCTTTCCGCGAGGCTAAGCGCACCTTGGTCGTCGGCGTCAGAAAGGGGACTAAGTTTGCCAGCTGCAAGCCTTCGGCGCATTATCAGCTGCCGCTCAACACCAGTTGTCCGAGTATGTGTGAATATTGTTATTTGGCAACCACTCTGGGCAAAAAGCCGTATCTCCGGGTATATGTAAATACTGAGGATATTTTTACCCAGGCCGAAGCCTATATTGCGGAGCGGGCACCGGCGATTACCTGGTTTGAGGGGGCGGCCACCTCTGACCCGATTCCCACTGAATATCTGACCGGCCTTTTGTTCAAAACAATTGAGTTCTTCGGCCGCCAGGAGCTGGGGCGGTTCCGTTTTGTTACCAAACATGACAAGGTGGACAGCCTGCTGCGGGCCCGGCATAATGGGCATACCCGCTTCCGGTTCAGTCTAAATGCGGCCGCGGTGATTGAGAAATATGAGCATGTAACGCCGTCCATGCTGGAACGGGTGGCTGCTGCCGGCAAGGTAGCCGGGGCGGGCTATCCGGTAGGCTTTATTATCGCGCCGATTTTCTATTTTTCCGGCTGGCAGCAGGAATATGACCGGCTGGTGGCGGCACTTGACGCCCAATTGCCGGCTGCGGCCAGAACGGATTTGACTTTCGAGCTGATTTCCCACCGCTTTACCAAACGGGCTAAAAATAATATTTTGGACTTATTTCCTGAGACCGATTTGCCGATGACGGAAAGTGAGCGGAAATATAAATATGGTCAGTTTGGTTACGGTAAATATGTTTATCAGCCGGAGGTTCTAAAGGAGATTAAAGAGTTTATGCTGGAACGATTGTCAGCTGTTTTTCCTCAGGCTAAAGTCGAGTATTTTGTCTGAAAATGCCTGGCGGTGTTTACAATCAAGCAATGCGTTTCCTGTCGTTATTTGGCAGGACTTTTTTTTTGTTTCAAGAATCCCTTAATTATTGTCCCAAAAATTACGATATACAATTATGTGATGATGTTGTTGCTTATATGTTATTGGGAGGGCTTTCATTGGAGAAGTCAACGGTTATCGGAATCGTTCTGGGGATTTTTGCTATTATTGCCGGTATGGCGCTAAAAGGCGCAAGTCCTGCTGCACTTATAAACCCGGCAGCGTTTATAATCATTTTGGTGGGTACCGCAGCCAGCTTGTTTAATGCATTCCCTATGGAACAACTCAAAAATTTCCCCGTATTGGTTAAAAAGCTGTTTAACCAGGAAGAGCGGATCGCCAAAGAGCAATTGCTCAGATTATTTGTCGATTTGTCGCAGGTTGCGCGCCGGGAAGGGATTCTGGCGCTGGAAAGCAAGCTTGAGGATATTAAGGACCCGTTTTTAAAGAATGGGATGGGCATGGTTATTGATGGGATGGATGTGGATTTTGTCAGAGATGTGCTGGACGCTGACATTGAAGCCATGGAAGAACGCCATCGCAATGGCGCCCTGGTTTTTTCTCAGGCCGGTATGTATGCGCCGACTTTGGGCGTTTTAGGAGCGGTAATTGGTTTGATTGCCGCCCTGGGCAGTCTTGATGATATTGAAAAACTGGGTCATTCCATTGCCGCGGCGTTTGTGGCCACTTTGCTGGGGATATTTACCGGCTATGTGCTCTGGCATCCTTTTGCCACTAAGCTCAAACTGATTTCGAAAGAAGAAGTGGAAGTTAAACGGATGATGGTGGAAGGGATCTTGTCGCTGCAGGCGGGTGATTCGCCGATGGCGATTGAATCTAAATTACTGGTATTTATTCCGCAAAAGGTCCGGGAGCTGCTAAAGCCAAAACCGGAGGATAAATAGATGAGCAGAAAGAAAAAAGAACACCATGAGGAGCATGCGGATGAGACCTGGCTGATTCCTTATGCCGACCTCCTGACTTTGCTGCTGGCGCTGTTTATTGTATTATTTGCCTCAGCCCAGCTTGATCAGAAGAAATTTGATCAGATCGCAGCCTCTTTCAGTGTGGCTTTTAACGGCAGTCCGGCGCTGCTGGAGAATCTTAAGCCGCAGCAGCCCGAGCACAGCCAGGCCAACCCGGCTGTGCCGCAGATACCGGCCGTAATGACCGCTATGAACGGGATCAATGAAAAGGCCTACATGCAGGAAACGGCGCAATTAATCGAGTTGAAAAAAATGCTGGATAAATATATTGTTGACAATGGTCTGAGCGGTGATTTATCGACAACGCTGACTGATGACGGGCTGATGATCCGCATTCAGGATACGGCTCTGTTCCCGTCAGGCAGTGCCGAGCTGCGGGCCGAATCCCGCCGTTTTGGTATCCAGATTGCCCAATTATTGTCGCCGCTGACGCAGAAGGTTACTGTATCCGGTCACACGGATACGGTGCCGATCAACACCAGGGAGTTCCCTTCCAACTGGGAGCTTAGTTCACGGCGGGCCGTAAATTTTATGAAGTTCCTGATGGTACAGGAACCCGGGCTCAGGCCGGAGCGGTTTAGCGCCACCGGCTATGGTGAATACCGGCCGGTGGCCGGCAACGATACGGCTGAAGGCCGGTCTGCCAACCGGCGGGTTGAGGTATTCATCCAGCGCAATTACCGGCCCTGAGACAAGTTAATAAGTACCTGTGATTTGTTCCGAGCGAGGCAATGGCTGCCTCGTTTTTTTATTTCCCCCCGCCCAGCCAAAAGGACGGGCAGATGCAATTTTTTCCACTGTGAAAAATTAATATAATTGCCGGGAATCGCCCAATACTATACTGGATCGACCAAGATGGGTCAGTTACCTAATCCCTTTTGGCGTAAAGGCGGCAAGCAGGGGAGGAGACAGCTATGCAGCTTGTAATTATTCCGACATTTAATGAGCGGAGTAATATTGCCCGGTTATTATGTTTAATTTACAGTGCTGTGCCCGGCATTCATATTCTGGTGGTGGATGATGCCTCACCTGACGGTACCGGTGAGCTGATTGAGCAATTACAGGCGGAAAAATACGGGGATACGCTTTTTCTTCTCAAACGGCCAGGCAAACTTGGCCTGGGGACGGCGTACATTGCCGGTTTTAAGTGGGCCCTGGCGCGGGGGTATCAGCTTATCTTTGAAATGGATGCTGATTTTTCCCATAATCCTAAGTATTTACCACACTTTGTAACGGCCAGCGCGCAGTGTGATGTTGTCCTGGGAAGCCGCTATGTGGACGGGGGCGGGGTAACCAACTGGAATCCTCTGCGCCGGTTGATCAGTATGGGCGGCAGTATCTATTCCCGCCTTATTCTTAATATCCCCTTCCATGATCTGACCGGCGGTTTCAAGTGTTTTCACCGCCAGGTGCTGGAGGCCATCGACCTTGACAGAATCCAGTCAACCGGCTACTGTTTTCAGATTGAGATGACCTACCGCGCTTACTTATTGGGGTTTAGGATTAAGGAAGTTCCCATTGTTTTTGAGGAGCGGCGGGGGGGAGAGTCCAAAATGTCTGCTTCTATTTTCCGGGAGGCGCTGTTAATGGTTCTTAAACTGCGGGTCAGACAGAGACTTTTACGGCAAAGCACGGTTATGGAGCCCAATAACCTGAGTTAAGCAGTCTTAATATCCGCCTTGTACAGGTAAGTTATTGCAGCTAGGTGAAAAACCTAGTTTTTTTATTGGCCGTTTTGGGTTATAATTAACGTTGAAGTCGTATTGTAAATTTATGGAAGGTGAAATATGATCATTGGTATTGGCACTGACATTGTTGAGATAGACAGGATCAAGACGGCTGTGGAACGGGAGGCGTTTATACAGCGGGTGTTTACGGCCGGTGAGGCGGCCTATTGCCGCAGCCGGGGTGTGCAGCAGGCGGCTTCCTTTGCGGCCCGCTTTGCCGCCAAAGAGGCTGTGGCTAAAGCGATTGGCAGCGGTTTTGCGGGCGGGAATATTAAGGATATTGAGGTGGTAACCGCCGATAGCGGCAAACCGGCCATTATTCTGCACGGTGGTTTTGCTGTACTAGCCGGTGAACTTGGTGTTACTGCCATCCACATTTCCCTGACGCATGCCCGGGAATACGCGGCAGCGCAGGCAGTTTTAGAGGGGGAGGGAAAGTGATGAAAGCGGCAACAGCGGCAGTAATGCGGGAGATTGACCGGATTGCCATCAATGAGTACGGTATTCCGGGGGCTGTATTGATGGAAAACGCCGGGGTGGCGGTGGTGCGGCATTTGGAGACAATGCTGGCACCACTGTCGGAGCGGAAGTTTTGTATTTTAGCCGGCAAAGGCAATAATGGCGGTGACGGCTATGTGATTGCCAGGCACCTTGCCAACCAGGGGGCCAAGGTTAAGGTGTTTCTGCTGGGTGAAAAAGCAGCTGTGGGTGGTGATGCCAGGCTTAATCTGGACATCATTGATTTAATGGGGCTTGACATTATTGAGATTACTCATGAACGGGTATGGGACAAGGTAAAAGTTACCGTGACCTTTGCCGACTGTCTGATCGATGCCCTGGCCGGCACCGGGTTCCGCGGCGAACCCAGCGATGATATGGTCCAGCTTATTGATATGATTAATGCCGCCGGTAAACCGGTCGTAGCGGTGGATATCCCCTCCGGTGTGGATGCTGATACCGGCCGGGTGTATGGCAAGGCTGTGCAGGCTAGCCATACGGTGACACTGGGCCTGCCGAAGCCGGGGCTGTTTTTGTATCCTGGGGCTGAATGCGCCGGTCAGCTTACGGTGGCTGATATCGGCATCCCTGCGGCCATTGTGACCGGGCAGGAAATCAAGCAAAATATTATTATGGCCGATATGATCGGGGCCATACTGCCCCGGCGCAGCCCGGCAGCCCATAAGGGCGAGAACGGGCGGCTGGCGGTTGTGGCCGGTTCGCGCGGGCTGAGCGGGGCCGCGGCCATGACGGCCGCAGGAGCGCTGCGGGCCGGGGCCGGTCTGATTACCCTGGCGGCACCGGCCAGCCTGCAGGCTGTATTGGCAGTCAAGCTGACCGAGGTAATGACTAGGCCGCTTGCCGAAACTTCAGCCGGTGCTGTTGCCCAGGCGGCGGTGCAGGAGATTATCGGACTGGCGTCAGCCAGTGATGTGCTGGCTATTGGGCCGGGGCTTGGCTGTGAGGAAGAGACCAGGGCACTGGTCCGGGCCGTGGTTGCTGCTGCCTGCTGCCCGCTGGTCATTGATGCCGATGCATTAAATGCGCTGGCCGGCTATACCAGTATTCTCACTGACTGCAGCGCATTACCGGTATTAACGCCACACCCGGGGGAGATGGCAAGGCTGACCGGTCTCTCTATTCAGGCTGTAAACGCTGACCGGGTGAAGGTGGCCCGGCAGGCAGCCGGCGAATGGGGCAGCATTGTTGTGCTTAAAGGGGCCCGTACAGTTGTTGCTTTTCCGGATGGAGAAGTATATATTAATACTAGTGGCAATGCAGGCATGGCCACCGGCGGCACCGGCGATGCCCTTACCGGAATTATTGCCGGCCTGATCGCCCAGGGGCTTTCCAGCCATGATGCGGCGGTGGCCGGGGTATATATTCACGGTTTGGCCGGTGACGTGGCGGCAGCTGCCGGCATGGTCGGAATGACGGCGACAGATCTGATAAAGGCTGTGCCGGCAGCCATGTACGGCATAAAAGGCTATTAAAGTATATAAAAAAGTTGACAGTGGTATATAACTGCTTATATAATAATATTATCTTTTAATATGCTCCATACTGGCGGGGGTGAAGGTGTGGCAGAGTTACGGCGAATCATGATAAGTATCCCGAATGCATTGTTGCAGGAAGTCGACGGCATAATAGCTATGGATAAATTGAGCAGAAGTCAGTTTGTCAGAGAAGCCATGCGTCTTTATATAGAAGAGCGCAAGCGAAAAGCTGTACGGGATATGATGAAAAAGGGGTATCAGGAAATGGCAGTCATAAATCTGGCATTGGCCGAAGAAGGCCTGTTGGCTGATATTGACACATTTGAACTGATGCCCGGCCTGCTGGCGGAGCGTGAATAGCGATGATTGTCAAGCGCGGAGATATTTATTACGCTAATTTGAGTCCTGTGGTCGGATCAGAACAGGGAGGCCACAGGCCGGTTCTGGTCATTCAAAATGATGTTGGCAACAAATACAGCCCCACGGTTATTGTAGCGGCGATCACGTCACAGATATCCAAGGCCAAACTGCCCACACATGTTGAAGTAAATGCCAGTCAGTATAATCTTGAGAAAGATTCGGTGGTGCTGTTAGAGCAGCTCCGGACTATTGACAAGCGGCGTCTCAGGGAAAAAGTCACCCATTTAAGTGAAGAGATTATGAG contains:
- the splB gene encoding spore photoproduct lyase, producing MNVFVPKRAFFEPKALDYPLGKEIYEKLQDLAVPIQFTGSHNRVTGIPGNTAREAFREAKRTLVVGVRKGTKFASCKPSAHYQLPLNTSCPSMCEYCYLATTLGKKPYLRVYVNTEDIFTQAEAYIAERAPAITWFEGAATSDPIPTEYLTGLLFKTIEFFGRQELGRFRFVTKHDKVDSLLRARHNGHTRFRFSLNAAAVIEKYEHVTPSMLERVAAAGKVAGAGYPVGFIIAPIFYFSGWQQEYDRLVAALDAQLPAAARTDLTFELISHRFTKRAKNNILDLFPETDLPMTESERKYKYGQFGYGKYVYQPEVLKEIKEFMLERLSAVFPQAKVEYFV
- the motA gene encoding flagellar motor stator protein MotA, giving the protein MEKSTVIGIVLGIFAIIAGMALKGASPAALINPAAFIIILVGTAASLFNAFPMEQLKNFPVLVKKLFNQEERIAKEQLLRLFVDLSQVARREGILALESKLEDIKDPFLKNGMGMVIDGMDVDFVRDVLDADIEAMEERHRNGALVFSQAGMYAPTLGVLGAVIGLIAALGSLDDIEKLGHSIAAAFVATLLGIFTGYVLWHPFATKLKLISKEEVEVKRMMVEGILSLQAGDSPMAIESKLLVFIPQKVRELLKPKPEDK
- a CDS encoding flagellar motor protein MotB, translating into MSRKKKEHHEEHADETWLIPYADLLTLLLALFIVLFASAQLDQKKFDQIAASFSVAFNGSPALLENLKPQQPEHSQANPAVPQIPAVMTAMNGINEKAYMQETAQLIELKKMLDKYIVDNGLSGDLSTTLTDDGLMIRIQDTALFPSGSAELRAESRRFGIQIAQLLSPLTQKVTVSGHTDTVPINTREFPSNWELSSRRAVNFMKFLMVQEPGLRPERFSATGYGEYRPVAGNDTAEGRSANRRVEVFIQRNYRP
- a CDS encoding polyprenol monophosphomannose synthase, encoding MQLVIIPTFNERSNIARLLCLIYSAVPGIHILVVDDASPDGTGELIEQLQAEKYGDTLFLLKRPGKLGLGTAYIAGFKWALARGYQLIFEMDADFSHNPKYLPHFVTASAQCDVVLGSRYVDGGGVTNWNPLRRLISMGGSIYSRLILNIPFHDLTGGFKCFHRQVLEAIDLDRIQSTGYCFQIEMTYRAYLLGFRIKEVPIVFEERRGGESKMSASIFREALLMVLKLRVRQRLLRQSTVMEPNNLS
- the acpS gene encoding holo-ACP synthase, which produces MIIGIGTDIVEIDRIKTAVEREAFIQRVFTAGEAAYCRSRGVQQAASFAARFAAKEAVAKAIGSGFAGGNIKDIEVVTADSGKPAIILHGGFAVLAGELGVTAIHISLTHAREYAAAQAVLEGEGK
- a CDS encoding NAD(P)H-hydrate dehydratase translates to MKAATAAVMREIDRIAINEYGIPGAVLMENAGVAVVRHLETMLAPLSERKFCILAGKGNNGGDGYVIARHLANQGAKVKVFLLGEKAAVGGDARLNLDIIDLMGLDIIEITHERVWDKVKVTVTFADCLIDALAGTGFRGEPSDDMVQLIDMINAAGKPVVAVDIPSGVDADTGRVYGKAVQASHTVTLGLPKPGLFLYPGAECAGQLTVADIGIPAAIVTGQEIKQNIIMADMIGAILPRRSPAAHKGENGRLAVVAGSRGLSGAAAMTAAGALRAGAGLITLAAPASLQAVLAVKLTEVMTRPLAETSAGAVAQAAVQEIIGLASASDVLAIGPGLGCEEETRALVRAVVAAACCPLVIDADALNALAGYTSILTDCSALPVLTPHPGEMARLTGLSIQAVNADRVKVARQAAGEWGSIVVLKGARTVVAFPDGEVYINTSGNAGMATGGTGDALTGIIAGLIAQGLSSHDAAVAGVYIHGLAGDVAAAAGMVGMTATDLIKAVPAAMYGIKGY
- a CDS encoding CopG family ribbon-helix-helix protein, whose translation is MLHTGGGEGVAELRRIMISIPNALLQEVDGIIAMDKLSRSQFVREAMRLYIEERKRKAVRDMMKKGYQEMAVINLALAEEGLLADIDTFELMPGLLAERE
- a CDS encoding type II toxin-antitoxin system PemK/MazF family toxin; the encoded protein is MIVKRGDIYYANLSPVVGSEQGGHRPVLVIQNDVGNKYSPTVIVAAITSQISKAKLPTHVEVNASQYNLEKDSVVLLEQLRTIDKRRLREKVTHLSEEIMSRVDEAIRISIGLVQL